The sequence AGAGGATCTTCCGTTTTCCTCAAACGAGTTATTCTATTATGTATTGTCGAGATACAGGCCGCCGGGCTGGAAAAGAGCGCTTTTTCAAGAGTTGTTTTGAATAGTTCTTCTGCACCTCTTTTCTGATCAAGGCGTGTGAATTTCATATCGACAAAGGTGTCAAAGGCCTCCTCTTCCGCGAGAGAGGCCCGGCAGTGTGCAACACCGATTTCCCTTTTCTTGAATGCCTTTTCAACCTGATTCTGGATATCCTTTTTAAAACGACGGATAAAAAGACCTTTGATGTCTTCCTTGCTGTAATCATCGGGGTTGGCTATTGCCGTGGGGTCCAGCATGTTCATGAGGCTCGCGAAACTTCTTGCCTTACCGTCATGCGGCGTGGCGGAAAGCATGATCAATGTATCGGAACGCTGAGCAAGCAATCTGGCAAGCCGCGCACGCATCGAAGAACTCGTCCCCCGTTCCGCCACATTATGAGCTTCGTCAATGACAATTATGTCCCAGTAGGCATTTTCGAGGTAAGTGCGATACTGGGTATTCTGTTTGAGCGTATCAATGGAAATGATGGCCTTGTCGTAATAATAAAAGGGATTCTGATTTGTCGGTATGTAAGAACGGATGCGTTGTATTCCCAGTGAATCGAGACGGGTAAGGGGTATAGTAAAACGGCTCCACATCTCCTTCTGGAACTGGGTGAGCATGCTTTTCACAGCAATCACGAGGATGCGCTTACCCTTGCCGCGGCGAATCAGTTCACTGAGAAGGACTCCTGCTTCAAGGGTCTTTCCAAGACCCACGGCATCAGCAATCAGGATTCTCTGTCTCGGCTGTTTGAGCGCCTGAATAGCCGGGTCCAACTGAAACGGAACCGCATCCATCGCTGCCCGGTGACCAATATACAGATTTTCGTCGGTTGGCGGAGTCTGGCGGAGCAGGCTTTCTATGTAAAGAACCGATGTCTGGTATGAACTTGATGTATCCAGAACCAGCTTCGTATCGACTGGATCGAGGATTTCGATGGATTTCTCCACCTCGGTCAGAAAGATCGCGTCTTTGTCCCGAACAAGTTCAGATATGCCCACCACATTCAGAGATTGCCCACCGGTCGAAGTCCGATCCACCCGACGCACCAGCCACTCCGCATCGCGAACAAGGATTCTGGCCCCTGGAGCAAAAACATTATCCTGGAAGGTCATCCGGTTCCTTTCGTTCGTAACATCCGAAAAACAAAACCCCGCCTCTGTTTAAGAGAAACGGGGTTTTGATGATTATCTGCCATTTTCAGGAACTTTCTTGTATTTAAGGAAAAAAGATCATGTGTTGTTTAATGCATGGTACCTTCTGTTATTTCGTTAACGCTTTTGTATAATTAATAAAAAAGGGTGGAATGTCAAGGGAATTTAGAATATTAGCGGTTACTTCTTATCTGTGGATACTTTTACATCAATTAAGAAAAGCGTAGCACCTTGATTTGCATTAATAGCTTTTGATCCCCGTTTTTTGATTTTGAAGGTTTCAGGTGGTAATAGTTATTTTTAACATTCAATGATTCTGAGGCTTAGTAGGTGCTATACGTAACAAAAAGGTGATTGAAGTTTAGACTTGTATTGTTCATCATCTATCTGTATTTCCTATTGAATCACAGGAAAGGAGGTAGTGATGGATCAGAAGACCATAGAATCTTGCAGTTTCATTTCGACGAAAGAATCCCTGACGACTTTTGGAAGTATTGATCAACGGGAAGGGATTCACCCACCCAGTGTTTTTGCCAAAATCAACAAAGGAAAATTAGAGAGGCCGTTTTGTCCTGAATTCGAGAATAAGACGAGAGCGCTTCAAAGGGCACTGAATCGTCTTGCAGGATGGGACTTGCCGGGCAAAGAACATGTTGAGGAATATTTTCGGTACATGTATCGGCGGAACTTCAGACCCAAAACGTACGCCAGTAACTTGGTAGCGATTTATATCTTTCTCACCGTTGTCAGGGATTCGGGGAAAACGAGTCTGGAGGAGATCACCAAGAATGACATTGAAGCTTTCATTGAACATGAGCAGGATCGGGGTTTGATGCTATCGACGGTGCGGACGAAACTGCATTGCGTCAATGCCTTTTTGGGTTATGCGATTGACGAAGGCATCGTCAACACGGCTGTTTTGGCAAGAAGGATTCGCCTGAAAAAGCCAGAGACATTGCCACGAGCCATGGATCCGGATGACGTGAAGCACCTACTTTCCATTATTGATCATACGAAAGCCCGGGCCATGGTCACGGTGCTTCTGCGGACGGGGATGAGAATCGGAGAGTTGCTCAACACGAAGATGCAGGATCTTCACCTCAAGGATCGCAGGATTGATATTTACGAGGGGGAGAAGAACCGATTGGGACGGGTTGTGTATCTCAGCGATGATGCGGTCAGTGCTTTGAGGACATGGCTCAACATGAGAGACGCCCATAAAGAGTTCCTCTTTTACGCCCAAGGTAAGACCAGCATGTCCTACAGCACTGCTCGTCAGATGTTTGTAGATTATCTTACGAAAGCGGGCCTTACCTATAAGGGGTACTCCCTTCATGCGCTTCGCCATACCTTTGCCAGTGAGCTTTTAAATGCCGGCATGCGAATCGAATGTCTCCAGCCACTGATGGGGCATACTTCTCTGGATGTAACACGGCGCTATGCAAGGCTCACGGACAAGACCAGGGAGGAAGAGTACTTCAGAGCCATGACGATTATAGAAAGGGGGGAGATTGATGGACATTATCGACGCGATCATCAGATACAGGCGTTTCTTGAAGAGAAGGAACGTCTCACCCAACACTGTTAAGAACTATTTGAACGGCCTGAAACTTTTTGTGATCTGGCTTGATGTGCCGATTGAGGAAACTACACACCGGAAGATTGTTGCGTATATGGATTATCTCCTCGGCAAACGGTTAAAGCCAAAGACGGTAAACTGTTATCTCAACAGTGTATGTCAGTTTTATCACTACCTCTCGGAAGAAGAGGAAGTCCCGATCGTGAACCCTGTCAGGAAACCGAATATCATGAAGCTTCCCCGGGGGCTTCCAAAACATCTCAGAGAAGAGCAAATAGAGCTCCTCTTCAATAATCTGAAAGGGCGCAGGGATCAAGCCATGTTTACGCTCATGCTCCGATGCGGATTACGAGTAGAAGAAGTGGCCCATCTTTTCCTCAGTGATATTGATCTTAAACGCAGGATATTGTTTATTCAGGATGGCAAGGGTGCAAAAGATCGGATTGTCTATATCAGCAATGACGCCCTTGCTGCTCTTCTGGAGTACCTCAGGGTGAGACCTGCAAATAAAGTAAAAAAGGTTTTTCTGGTAGCGAAAGGGCCTCTTACCGGTCAACCTTTATCCATTCGCGGTATACAGAAACGGATGGAATATTATGCCCGCAAAACAGGTTTAAGAATCTCCTGTCACCATCTTCGCCATACGATGGCCACGCAGATGTTGAATGCGGATGCTGGTCTGTCTACCATCCAGGATCTCTTGGGACATAACTCTATCAGGACAACACAACGGTACTGCCGGGTATCAAACCTCAAAGTACAGAGAGATTACTACAAAGCAATGGAGGTGATCATGCAACGAACGGCTGGCAACCCAGATAATCCTTGACGAAAGAACGAAACTATGAAACCTTAAACATAACTCAACATATTAATATCAATAGAGAAAACAGATTATGTTACGTATAGGTAGGTGGCGTTAATAACCGGCGCATTTCATTTTTTCTTCGATCACATCTGCACAGTATGGGTTGAAAGCTGCTACAAAATCGCATCGGTCTTACTTACTGACTT comes from Syntrophales bacterium and encodes:
- a CDS encoding tyrosine-type recombinase/integrase, which codes for MDQKTIESCSFISTKESLTTFGSIDQREGIHPPSVFAKINKGKLERPFCPEFENKTRALQRALNRLAGWDLPGKEHVEEYFRYMYRRNFRPKTYASNLVAIYIFLTVVRDSGKTSLEEITKNDIEAFIEHEQDRGLMLSTVRTKLHCVNAFLGYAIDEGIVNTAVLARRIRLKKPETLPRAMDPDDVKHLLSIIDHTKARAMVTVLLRTGMRIGELLNTKMQDLHLKDRRIDIYEGEKNRLGRVVYLSDDAVSALRTWLNMRDAHKEFLFYAQGKTSMSYSTARQMFVDYLTKAGLTYKGYSLHALRHTFASELLNAGMRIECLQPLMGHTSLDVTRRYARLTDKTREEEYFRAMTIIERGEIDGHYRRDHQIQAFLEEKERLTQHC
- a CDS encoding tyrosine-type recombinase/integrase, with the protein product MDIIDAIIRYRRFLKRRNVSPNTVKNYLNGLKLFVIWLDVPIEETTHRKIVAYMDYLLGKRLKPKTVNCYLNSVCQFYHYLSEEEEVPIVNPVRKPNIMKLPRGLPKHLREEQIELLFNNLKGRRDQAMFTLMLRCGLRVEEVAHLFLSDIDLKRRILFIQDGKGAKDRIVYISNDALAALLEYLRVRPANKVKKVFLVAKGPLTGQPLSIRGIQKRMEYYARKTGLRISCHHLRHTMATQMLNADAGLSTIQDLLGHNSIRTTQRYCRVSNLKVQRDYYKAMEVIMQRTAGNPDNP